From Primulina tabacum isolate GXHZ01 chromosome 2, ASM2559414v2, whole genome shotgun sequence, one genomic window encodes:
- the LOC142537266 gene encoding uncharacterized protein LOC142537266 → MDVQKGLLPLNWTYFHQEKSMDDWRQSLLLNMELEEELRIRDEQIAQLREMLHVAIKERDEAQEKCQNVFFEKILIQQKLNQSAPISGVSSVEEDDPRKGIEFSNVFSSSDCDESIVSSPPHFQPPPAPPQPAEEVEAELPILLDRPLPEKGKLLQAVMKAGPLLQTLLLAGPLPRWRQPPPPLDTNQIPPPPVVIPSSPTPLPTLLSSQSSLQNNILKVNRKRGLSENPDSSPIELKYQKGFLQSPLMS, encoded by the exons ATGGATGTTCAAAAAGGCCTCCTTCCTCTAAATTGGacttattttcaccaagaaaag AGTATGGACGATTGGAGGCAATCTTTGCTGCTGAACATGGAGCTGGAGGAAGAACTCAGAATCAGAGATGAACAAATTGCCCAACTCCGAGAAATGCTACACGTAGCCATTAAAGAGAGAGACGAAGCTCAAGAAAAGTGCCAAAATGTGTTCTTTGAGAAGATTTTGATTCAGCAGAAATTGAACCAATCTGCTCCGATTTCTGGGGTTTCGAGCGTTGAAGAAGATGATCCCAGAAAAGGAATTGAATTCAGTAATGTTTTCTCATCCTCAGATTGCGACGAGAGTATTGTTTCGTCTCCACCCCACTTCCAGCCGCCACCAGCGCCACCGCAGCCAGCAGAAGAGGTGGAAGCAGAGCTTCCCATCTTACTCGACAGGCCATTGCCAGAAAAAGGGAAGCTTTTGCAAGCAGTGATGAAAGCGGGGCCCCTTCTACAAACCCTCCTCCTCGCCGGGCCTCTCCCGCGGTGGCGCCAGCCTCCACCGCCCCTTGACACCAACCAGATCCCGCCGCCGCCGGTGGTGATCCCATCATCACCAACGCCTCTTCCAACTCTATTGTCCAGTCAATCATCATTACAAAACAACATTTTGAAGGTAAATAGGAAGAGGGGTCTGTCTGAAAACCCCGATTCTTCTCCCATTGAGCTGAAATACCAGAAGGGATTTCTCCAATCGCCATTAATGAGCTAA